Within Trichoderma atroviride chromosome 2, complete sequence, the genomic segment TCATCCCCTCTCCTTTCCCGTTTTTTATTACAAATAGGAAGCTGAGAGAAAAAATCCCTCAAGCTAATCGTCTGATACAGATTCTGACATCATGGGGGTGCTCCCTTGAGCTGCTAGACATTCTACACGAGATTTTTGATAACGTCCTTGATCGCGATTCCGAGCATTATAAATCTCCAGAGCACAACGCACGCCTGGAAATCCTGGAACAGCGGTTGCATCGGCTCAGCCAAGACGAGGAATTTGACATCTCAAAGTTGGACGAATTATCTTTGTACAACGCTCAAATCGCCGAACTTTATCGTCTTGCCGCGCTTCTCTATCTTCAGCGAGTAGCCCGTAATAGTCCCCGAGACACCCCACATGTTAACAAACTGGCGGCCGAGGCATACAGGGCGTTGGAGGTGACGACGAGGTGTGATCGGCCTTGGCCCCTTTTTGTCATAGCACTTGAAGCATCGACGGAGGATGAGCGTCGACTGGTGCTAGTCACGATAGAGACGTTACTAGAGCGCAGGCCTTTACGAAAGTTTATGATGTTACGGACTATGATACAGCAAGCTTGGTCACAAAATGATCTCGCAAAGGCCAGCAACTTGGACGCTTTGTTATTATACCAATCAGCCATAAATGCTCAGCGAGTACCTCCTATGTTTATCTAATACAGATACCTCAAGATGCGGAGTCACTGGTGAATAGTAGCTGGAAATTATGAAACTCCGCATTAATGATCAAATTAAGTTAGCATCAAAGGCTAAAGAACGGCTGAGGAAGCTTGGTATAGGTGCCTAGGAACCAAGAAAAACGGCAGCTAGGGGTGTCGTTCTAGGATTGGAAAGAGTGCGAGTGTATTATTGACATTGATACCAAGCGTAAAATAACGAAGCGATGAGAAAACAAGCTAGCTTCCATACCCATATTTACTGCGGCTGAAGTATATATGAGCAGCCAGGTTGAGTTGAGAGTGAGTTGATGCAGAAGCCTTCGCAGCAGAATATGCTTTCATACACTTTATCTCGCGAGCCATCTCTTACAAATGACTTCAAGGCAACATATGAGACACTATATTAACATGCTGATGTGCGAATTCACTATTCAAAATCCTTGTTAATAATGTTCCCAGAAGTACCAAGAGAAATGAGCGTCTATCTTCTATTGCGTCTCAACAAGCTTCCAACGCCACGTAGCCCGATGGCATGGGTTGACAACTTATAGCACATTCGGCTCTGTTAGATAGGTAGTGTCTTATGGCTGgaaaatagtaatatatacaACGTCGCTACCCCGGAGCAAAACAGGTACGAGTTTCCGCTAGCCACGGCGCAAAAACTTGCTTATATTGCAAGCCTTGCTCCGCTTTCCTGCTCTGAGCAAATAGCGTTGCGATGCAGCCTCGCACTTGGGCTTGTCAAACGCAATATCGGGGCTTATTCCTTTATCCAAGGCCGTTGTGGAGGCGCCAGGTGGCGTTGTCATTAGCGTTGGATCGGATGGACCACAAATGGTGTTAGTAAAATGATTTGCGGAGTACAAGATGCAGCATaagcagcctctgccgcaCCACGTTGACGAAACAAGCCCAGCGCCACGTCTTGACGAGCTGCCCAGCCGTATACAGACATAGAGGGCgagagagcaaagaaaacggTTGCCTAGAATGCCTTCAACCGTCAGACTATGTGAGGTGTGACAACCTTTCTTACTACGTTTCTACAGTCAGACGCCAGTTGTAGCTAGACGGGGAGTTTCGCCCTGCTACACCTCTTCCATCCAACTCATTTTATAACGGTTACGCAAGATGCAATCATGGGCAAAAATCTTCTTCAGTAAGATTAGGCGAATCTCGCACATTATGATGTCAACCGAGACGGACAATCAAAGGCCACATACGCGTAAAAGGGCAGAGATGTGTTCAACTCTGGGCCCATCCATGGCTGGGGATGTAGACGAGATTGCGCGTGCTCGAGATTCAAACTCCAGAGTGCCGCGAGCGCGTTTCTGCTGTTCACTAGAAATTGAAGACGATATTCTTTTGTGCTGCATTGACATTTATTTCGTTCGGGCAGAGAAAGAATGATAAGCTATGACAATCTATGCTTTAAGTATTAACAGCACCCCACGCTTTTTCTGCCCTCACCAAAACCTCGGTAGCAATATCCACATTATGTGAGCCAGCTCGGAAAAGCAAAATCGGCCGCCATTACTTCATCAGTCTCGCTTGTGACATTGGAGACGTTATCCGCCGAAAAATCCTCGCTGTTCGGAAATGTCTCCGTAAGCTGAGGCCACTCAACGGTGCAGGGGGCTGGTTGATCAAGCCAATGCAAGCCGTTATTGTCCAGTTGATTTTGCGAATGTATCGTGTCGCGCCATATCTTCAAGTACTGCACGGGGGTTACACCCATGGATTTCTTAAATACTCTGTGAAAATACCACTTCGATACCTTGGCTTGCCTCGCCATTTGACTCAGGGTGAGCTGATAAGAGCCCTCATCATTGATTCCTGTTCTTTCCAGTTCTTGTAGGAATTCGCGAATTTTCTGTACCGCCGTTTCCTCGGGCATGAGGCCCTCTAATTCTGGTTTACAACGCTTGCATGGGCGGAAGCCTGATAGCTGTGCTTGTTTTCCTGTCGGGTAGAACGAGACATTGCATCGGCGAGGATGTCTGGATTTGCAAACCGGTCGGCAAAATACTTTTGTGCTTCTGACTGCGTAGACAAATAATCCGTCCGAATTGATGTCTCGATCCTGCACTGCCTGCCAGCGGGAATCGTCATTTTCGAAGAATGGTATAAAAGACGAGGGCGGGAGAGCGCGGTAGTCGTAATCCATGCTCGCAGTATTCCGAAAGATGTTGATATGAATTGTAGAAGCGGAGAGATGGTGATTTGGAATCTTGGATGTTCTATATAGATGCAATTGCTTGAAGACAAGCTTTCAATGGAGTCTGAAGAATGCTAGCTCTTCTTATAATGTTGAATTAACTTTGGCACAAAATCCTAGTTACCTCCAGCCGACCCGGGCTACATACACACACGGTCCTGGTCACAAAACTGGGCTAATGACCGACTAGACA encodes:
- a CDS encoding uncharacterized protein (antiSMASH:Cluster_2.2~EggNog:ENOG41) is translated as MLLSVYEILTSWGCSLELLDILHEIFDNVLDRDSEHYKSPEHNARLEILEQRLHRLSQDEEFDISKLDELSLYNAQIAELYRLAALLYLQRVARNSPRDTPHVNKLAAEAYRALEVTTRCDRPWPLFVIALEASTEDERRLVLVTIETLLERRPLRKFMMLRTMIQQAWSQNDLAKASNLDALLLYQSAINAQRVPPMFI
- a CDS encoding uncharacterized protein (antiSMASH:Cluster_2.2~EggNog:ENOG41), with protein sequence MDYDYRALPPSSFIPFFENDDSRWQAVQDRDINSDGLFVYAVRSTKVFCRPVCKSRHPRRCNVSFYPTGKQAQLSGFRPCKRCKPELEGLMPEETAVQKIREFLQELERTGINDEGSYQLTLSQMARQAKVSKWYFHRVFKKSMGVTPVQYLKIWRDTIHSQNQLDNNGLHWLDQPAPCTVEWPQLTETFPNSEDFSADNVSNVTSETDEVMAADFAFPSWLT